One Coffea arabica cultivar ET-39 chromosome 5c, Coffea Arabica ET-39 HiFi, whole genome shotgun sequence DNA window includes the following coding sequences:
- the LOC140007691 gene encoding uncharacterized protein, whose protein sequence is MEEGETLYETWECYRELQRRCPHHGLPDWLIVQTFYNGLTYPTMMHVDAAVGGALMRKSAEETQQLIEKMAPNNYQWANERVQRWKNQGNQQRPVNPPDFQPKQPFPESKVAWELAIEKLANVSNDKIEKLASATTQRFERIEGRMDQLTNMYRNVEVQLRQITNAVNNRNQGDLPSKTEVNPREHMKAITLQSGKEVGEPPVIESEREYERRENKQLSELGEDNKKIKGKEKVEECEPQIDETTPIPPPVPFSQKLKPSRNDKEIEKFVNIFKQLHINIPFVDAILQIPSYAKFLNEIMTKKRKLVDSVTIALMEECNAIIQNKLSPKLKDLGSFTVPYTIGTIIDVKCDKFKFQIGEEKVEFDLSKVEKYSYFTDHVYYVNICDELTLEMSQVNLDDDSLELCFNGVGLQQKQV, encoded by the exons ATGGAG GAAGGAGAGACATTGTACGAAACTTGGGAGTGCTATCGGGAATTACAACGAAGATGTCCTCATCATGGTTTACCAGATTGGCTGATAGTGCAAACATTTTATAATGGTCTCACTTATCCAACAATGATGCATGTCGATGCGGCAGTGGGAGGAGCATTGATGAGAAAGTCAGCTGAGGAAACTCAACAATTGATTGAAAAAATGGCTCCTAATAACTACCAATGGGCTAACGAACGAG TGCAAAGATGGAAGAATCAAGGGAACCAACAAAGACCAGTTAATCCACCGGATTTTCAACCAAAGCAACCATTTCCGGAGTCTAAAGTAGCTTGGGAATTAGCAATTGAGAAGCTGGCAAATGTATCAAATGATAAGATTGAAAAGTTAGCCAGCGCCACTACTCAACGGTTTGAAAGAATTGAGGGAAGGATGGACCAACTCACCAATATGTACAGGAATGTTGAGGTCCAATTAAGGCAAATAACTAATGCAGTTAATAATCGCAACCAAGGAGATTTACCTAGTAAAACTGAGGTGAACCCAAGGGAGCATATGAAGGCCATAACCCTTCAAAGTGGTAAGGAAGTGGGTGAGCCACCTGTAATTGAAAGTGAGAGAGAAtatgaaagaagagaaaacaagCAGTTGAGTGAGTTAGGAGAGGATAACAAGAAAattaaagggaaagaaaaagtgGAAGAGTGTGAGCCACAAATTGATGAGACAACACCAATTCCTCCACCGGTGccattttcacaaaaattgaaGCCTTCGAGAAATGACAAAGAAATTGAGAAGTTTGTCAACATTTTCAAACAATTACatattaacattccttttgttgatgctattttgcagattccttCATACGCAAAGTTTCTCAATGAGATAATGACTAAGAAAAGGAAGTTAGTAGATAGTGTGACAATTGCATTAATGGAAGAATGTAATGCCATCATACAAAATAAATTGTCACCAAAGTTGAAAGATCTGGGGAGTTTCACAGTTCCTTACACTATTG GTACAATAATAGATGTTAAATGTGATAAGTTCAAGTTCCAAATTGGTGAAGAGAAAGTGGAGTTTGATTTGAGTAAAGTGGAGAAGTATTCCTATTTTACTGACCATGTTTATTATGTTAACATATGTGATGAATTGACATTAGAGATGAGCCAAGTTAATCTTGATGATGATTCTCTTGAACTTTGTTTTAATGGTGTAGGCTTACAACAGAAacaagtgtag